Sequence from the Paenibacillus riograndensis SBR5 genome:
TGTTGTCTGCAGATTTCTTGATTGGTACCGCTGTTCGCGGTGGAAATCCGCAGACAAAGGCGGACGCTTTCGCTCCTACAGTTCCAAACTTCCCCTCCATCCCTTTTCCCTTTTGTTCGTTTTTCAAGTTCACTCTATATAGTATTAGTTACAGAAGATTGAATATCAAGTTATTCGATTTCAAGCAGCAAATTTTCTTCTTCCTCTTGCTCCGCTGCTATCTCAGATTCGGTTGGCGCAGCCACAATCGTTGACAGATTGCTTGCTTCACGAATCTTATTCTCAATCAACAGGGCAATATCCTGATGTTCCTTCAGGAACTGCTTGGAATTCTCACGGCCTTGTCCAAGACGCTCACCTTCATAAGAGTACCAGGCACCGCTCTTGTTGACGATGTCCATTTCAGTGCCGATGTCCACGAGGCTTCCCTCCTTGGAGATCCCTTCACCATACATGATATCAACATCAGCCTGCTTGAATGGAGGAGCTACCTTGTTCTTCACAACCTTGATCTTAGTGCGGTTGCCTACCACATCGTTGCCCATCTTAATGCTCTCAACGCGGCGCACATCCAGACGCACGGAAGAGTAGAATTTCAATGCCCGGCCGCCGGGAGTTGTTTCCGGGTTACCGAACATTACACCAATCTTCTCACGAAGCTGGTTGATGAAGATCGCAATAGTATTCGACTTGTTGATTGCCCCGGACAGCTTCCGCAAAGCCTGAGACATCAGGCGGGCCTGCAAGCCTACATGGGAATCGCCCATATCGCCTTCGATTTCGGCCTTCGGAACCAATGCTGCCACAGAGTCTACTACGATAATGTCGACAGCACCGCTGCGGACAAGTGCTTCAGCGATTTCCAGCGCCTGCTCGCCCGTGTCTGGCTGGGACAGCAGCAACTCATCGATGTTAACTCCAAGCGCATTAGCGTATTTAGGATCAAGCGCATGCTCGGCATCGATAAATGCAGCTTGTCCGCCGACCTTTTGCACTTCTGCAATCGCATGCAAGGCAACTGTTGTCTTACCGGAAGATTCCGGTCCATATACTTCAATAATACGTCCTTTGGGAAGTCCGCCAATACCTAATGCAATATCAAGTGCCAAAGATCCGCTAGGTACCACTTCCACCTTCATGTGGTTGGATTCTCCCAATTTCATAACCGAACCTTTACCGAATTGTTTTTCTATTTGACGAAGCGCCATATCAAGCGCTGCACGACGATCTGACAATCAGACCACTTCCTTCACTGTTTATAGTACTATAATAACGTGTTTTGGAGGTCTTGCCAAGCTTTTTTTCGAACATACATTCGTTTTTTTTATCCTGCGGGCTAATACTCCCTTTTATTGTAAGCCTCCTTCCGGATCTGGGGCTGACCCAGAATATCGATCACCGGACATCGGACAGTGCCTTCTTTCAAAGGACGGGCTGCAGGTTCATGCCTCTCAATATAACAAAAAACCGCAGCAAGGATATCTCAGTGCCACGGTTCTTCCGTATACTTGAATTATATACTGGGTACTAAGGTTATTGCAAGGCTGACCCCTCAAGCGGTGTATCCACCTTGCGCTCCTCCAGTCTGCGCCAGAGACGGTACAGAAGCGACTTGACGGTCCGCAGACGGATGTTCTCCCGCGTACCCTTAAGGTTCAGCTCATAGACCTGCGTAGGCCGGCCCCGTTCCGCCAGTCCGACGAACACAAGCCCAACCGGCTTGCGTTCAGAATATCCCGGACCGGCTACACCGGTAACCGATAATCCGAAGTCACTGTCTGCAATCATTCTGACCTGATCCGCCAGCACTTCGGCTACTTCCCGGCTTACCGCACCCGGCGCATCCGGTCCCTCCAGAAGGGCTGCCGGCACATTCAGCAGCTTCTTCTTCATTTCATTGGAATAGCATACGATTCCTCCGA
This genomic interval carries:
- the recA gene encoding recombinase RecA codes for the protein MSDRRAALDMALRQIEKQFGKGSVMKLGESNHMKVEVVPSGSLALDIALGIGGLPKGRIIEVYGPESSGKTTVALHAIAEVQKVGGQAAFIDAEHALDPKYANALGVNIDELLLSQPDTGEQALEIAEALVRSGAVDIIVVDSVAALVPKAEIEGDMGDSHVGLQARLMSQALRKLSGAINKSNTIAIFINQLREKIGVMFGNPETTPGGRALKFYSSVRLDVRRVESIKMGNDVVGNRTKIKVVKNKVAPPFKQADVDIMYGEGISKEGSLVDIGTEMDIVNKSGAWYSYEGERLGQGRENSKQFLKEHQDIALLIENKIREASNLSTIVAAPTESEIAAEQEEEENLLLEIE